The genomic segment CGGGGCCGATCAACTGGGCGGAGTTCGACAATCTTACTCTGAAGCAGCAATTAACCCTGTACGGCGAGAAGCTCACTCTCCGGCTCCTCAAAGAGCGGAAGGCGGAAGCCAACAGGCAACAGCGCCTCCATATCGAAAAATATCACCGCCGGCTCCCGGAAGAGGTGACGGAGATCATGCCCTCGATTTGGGACGGCCTCGGCAGCGCCGACCGGTACATCCAGTTCGCCGCCCGCGCCGCGCTCGAACAGCAAGACCCGAAAGTGTGGGCTAAAAAAGCGCTCGCCGAGAAGGAGCCGCAGAAAGCGATCCTTTCGCTACTCGCGCTAATTCGTGTGTCCGCACCGTGCCCGGAACACACGACCGACAAGAAGGTTCACGGCGCCCCGGCGCTGCGCGGGCAGATCCTGACGGCTCTCAGCAAAATCGATTTCGCCCCGCTCACCGAGCAGCAGAAGTTAGATCTGATTCGTGTGTACCATGTACTCTTCAACCGCTTCGGGCCTCCGACCAGCGCCGAGCGGACCGCGTGGCTCAAGACGTTCTCTCCGGTCTTCCCCTCCGGCCTGCGCTACATTGACGGCGAACTGCTCCAGGTGTTCGTCTACCTTCAAGACGACACGGCCGCTTCGAAGGGCGTGAAGTTACTGAAGGACGCGCCGACGCAGGAGGAGCAACTGGAATACGCCCGGGCGCTGCGGGTGCTCCGGAGCGGGTGGACCCCGGACCTGCGGAAAGAATACTTCACCTGGTTCCTGAAGGCCGCAAACTACAAGGGCGGGAGCAGTTTCGGGAACTTCCTGAAGCTGATCAAAACGGACGCTATTGCGACCCTTACTCCGGCCGAAGCCGCGGCCCTCAAAGCCGTCATCAGTGCCGACCCGGCGACCGCGAAGTTGCCCGCCGAGCCGCCCCGCCCGTTCGTGAAGGCGTACAAATTGGCCGATCTGACGGAGGCGCTTGATACCGGGCTGAAGTCGGGCCGCGACTTCGACCGCGGCCGCAAACTGTTCGCCGCGGGGAAGTGCTTCGCGTGTCACCGGTTCGACAACGAGGGCGGGAGCAACGGCCCGGACCTGACCGGCGTCGCCGGCCGGTTCAGCCCGCGCGACCTGTTGGAGTCGATCATCGACCCGAGCAAGGAGATCAGCGATCAGTACGCGGCCGTGGAGATCCGCACGACGGACGAGCGCGTGGTGGTCGGCCGCATCGTGAACCTGAACAACGACGACGTGATGGTGAACACCGACATGCTGGACCCCGGGTCCACGGCGCGGGTGAACCGCAAGCTGATCGAGTCCATGAGGCCGTCAAAGGTCTCCATGATGCCGACCGGCCTTCTCGATACCTTCAAGGAAGACGAGGTGTTGGACCTCCTGGCTTACATAATCTCACGCGGGGACCGTAAGAGCGCGCTGTTCCGCAAATAGTGGGTGCGGGCACAGCGCATGAGAGGAGCCCGGGAATGTACATTCCCGGGCTCCTCTCGTTGTGGGTGAGGCGGGACTCGAACCCGCACGCCCCTTACGAGGCAGGGGCTTTTAAGGCCCCAGTGTCTGCCATTCCACCACTCACCCCGTTTGGCGCCGTGTTCCAGCGGCCAGCGAACCAACCGTCACAGCCATCCGATGGGGGAATGATGGCGAGCGGGCGCAGCGCCGGCAAGGCGCGCCTCACGAGAACATGCCGGCGACGTCCACCAGTTTCTTCACCTGCTCGGCCCCGAGGCGCGTGACCAGGCCGCGGATCGTCTCCAGGTCCGAGAACTGCGCACCGGACTTCCGGCCCCGCCGCCCGCCGGCGATCCCGGCGACGGCCCCGCCGCCCTTTCGCTTGAGAACCGACTTGTAGTTCGAAATGATGTTCGGCGCCAACTCGGTGTTAAACTTCTCCAAAATGAACGTCTGCATGGGTTGCGGCTTGGCGTCCGGCCCGAACTCCTCGAGGGCCGCTCGGACCATCTCGATTTGCGTGACCTTCGCCTCGCTCACTTCCGGTTTTGCCTTCGCCACGGTCGTACTCCGATATTTGGTGCCCGCGCTTGAGATGTTACATCCGCCTGCTTTGATCTGATATATTCTATCTGGAGTACAGTGTGAAGTCTGATATGTATTTTTTCCCAGAACAGTAATGATCCGCGGGCGATACGACCGGCCGCCGCGCGCGGTTCGCGGCGCGGCGCTCACGTCGGCCGGCGCAACGAGTCCACCTCCGGAAGGTCGGCAAGAGATTTGAGTCCGAACGCCTGGAGGAACTTCCTGGTCGTCCCGTAGAGTTGCGGGCGGCCGAGCGAATCGTGGCGCCCGGCGACGCGGACCAGCCCCTTTTCCATCAGCTGCCGGATCACCTCGCCGCACGCCACGCCCCGCACCTTTTCCACTTCGGCGCGCATGATGGGCTGTTTGTACGCGACCACAGCGAGCGTCTCCAGTGTGGTGGGTGTGAGCCGGAGTTCGTGGCCGGTGCGTTTGAGCCGGGCGAGCCACGGGTGGTACTGCGGCCGGGTGAGGAGTTGGTACCCGCCGGCGATCTCCTCCACCTGAAACGCGGACGCGTCCGCATCATAGAGCTGTTGCAACCGATCGATCAGTGCACGGGCCTCGGCGCTGTCCGCGAGCCCGGCCGCGTCCGCGAGCCTCCGGGCGGTCAACGGCTCGTCCGTGATGAAAAGGGCCGCCTCGACGCGGGCGAGTTTGCCGTCGCGGGCGTGCGGCTCGCGCGAGAGCGATTCGCCCGGTTCCGCCCGCCGCCGCAGCGCGCTCGGGAGCGGAGCGTTTCCGGGGCGCTGGGTGATCGGGCGGACGGTGGCGCTACCGTACCGTTGACGCAGGTGGTTCATGTGGGCTTCTGCTGGCAGATACCGGGCCGATTCGGTACACTTCTCAAACTGCCACCCGGCCGGCATCAAGGTAGCGTATGCTGCGGCGTAACGCCGCGGAAGGCGAGTATCGCGTGCCCGAAAGATTTGGGTACGGTCACATGTGACCAGGGTCCATGAGACCGTACCCTGTGCGGAGCAAGTACCCGGTCGGGTGGCCACTTATCCAAGGTGCTCGTTGTGCCCGAGTTCTGGTCCGCGTATTTACCGTACCCGTTGAACCTCGTCGCGTTCGGGGCGCTCGCGGCGGGTCTGGTGTTCGGGTTCATCGGCCTGGCCGCGTTCCTCGGCATCTGGGCCGAGCGGAAGGTGTCCGCGCGAATGCAGGACCGGCTCGGCCCCACCCGCGTCGGCCCGTTCGGGCTGCTGCAATCACTCGCGGACGGCATCAAACTGATCGTGAAGGAGGACGTCGCACCGGCCGGCGCGGACCGCTTCCTGTTCAAGCTCGCCCCGTACCTCGCGTTCTGCGCCAGCTTTTGCGGCTTCCTCGCGCTGCCGTTCGGCCTGGGCCTCGTCGCACAGGAACTGAACGTCGCCGTGTTCTTTGTCCTCGCTGTGCTGTCGAGTGAGGTGTTCGGGATCGTGCTGGCCGGGTACGCGTCCGCGAGCAAGTGGTCGCTGTTCGGCGGCGTGCGCGAGGCGGCGCAAGTGGTGAGTTACGAAGTCCCGCGGGCGATGTGTGTGGTCGCGCCCGTGTGCGTGGCCGGCACCTTGAACCTCAACACCATTGGTGCGCAACAAACGGGGTGGTTCTGGACGTGGAACGTGTTTCACGATCCGTTTACATTCGTTGCGTTCTTTATTTTCTTCATCACCGCGACCGCGAGTTGTAAGCGCGCCCCGTTCGACCTCGCGGAAGCCGAGAGCGAGTTGGTCGCGGGGTTCCACACCGAGTACAGCGGCATCCGCTGGTCGTACTTCTTCCTGGCGGAATACGGCAGCATGTTCGCCGCGAGCGGGCTGGCCGCCCTGCTCTTCCTCGGCGGATGGCACACGGGGCTCCTCCCGTTCGAGCCGGCGGCGGAGTTCGGCTTCTGGCCGGGCAGTGTGGTGAACCTCGCGGCCTTTGTCGGCAAATGTTCGGCGCTCGTGCTGGTGATGATGTGGATGCGCTGGAGCCTCCCGCGGCTCCGCATCGATCAGGTGATGATGACCTGCCTCAAATACTTCCTGCCGATCAGTTGCGTGCTGCTCGTGGGCGTGTGCCTGTGGCAACTGATGGTGCCTGCGGTGGTCGCTCGCGCCGTGAGCTACGCGCTCGCGTTCGGGTCCGCGGGGCTGATGCTCATTGTGTTCGCCAGCCTGTTCCGATCGCAAGGCACGGCGTTCGCGCCGCCCGGTCAACTGCCCGGCGCGTGGGACGGCCAACCAAACGTCGGGCTCGTAAAGAAATGATACGCATGAGGTGCAACATGCTTCGTCTCATGACTATCGCGCTTGTCGTTTTCGCGCTCGGAACGTTCGGGCTGCCGGCCGGCGCACAAGACAAGATCTCGTCAAAAGAGATTAAAGCCGCACTCAAGAAGGCCCGCTTCGACATCGCAGTGGATGAGGAACACCCGGACAAGCCGGTTATCGGGATCTGGGGCTACAAACCGACTATCGACGAGAAAACGGCGGCGCTGCTCAAGGGGCTTACGCACCTCGAGAGTATCGGGGGGTACGACCTGAAATTCGCACCGGGTGCAATGAAACTGTTGAAAGGGCACCCAGCACTCGAACGCCTCCGGTTCCAGGGTTCGACCGACCTGGCCGCGATTAAAGAGCTTCCCGAAGGTCCGCAGATCAAAGAACTCCATATGGGCGGCGGGGCGTTCACCGTCGAACATTTCGAGGCGATCGCTCAAGTGCCCTCGATCCGCACCGTGAGTATCTACCTGGCCACCATTAAGCCGGACGACCTGCGTCCGCTCCACAAGCTGAAGCACCTCGAGGTACTCATCCTCCCCCGGGGCCACCGCTTTCCGCGGCGGATCTGTCCGGCTTCAACTCATTGGTGCAACTCAAATGCACCGCGCCGTCCAACTCAGAGCCGTTCTTTGAGGCGCTCGCGAAACTCAAGACGCTCCGCAAGCTCACCCTGTTTCCGGAAATCATAAACGGCAACCCGCCCGCAGCGGCCCCGGCGGGGTTGCCGAAGCTCTCGGCTCTGACGGAACTCACGGAACTGAAACTGCGCGTTCCGGTGAACGACGCAAGTATGACCGCCATCGCGTCGATCAAAACCCTGACGGTTGTCGATTTGAGGACGCGGGGCGTCACGGCCGCGGGCATCAAGTCGCTCGCGGGACTGCCCAAACTCGCCTCGTTTGGCCTGTCTGGCGATGAGTTACCGGAACCGGCAGTCGTGGAAATGAAGGGGCTGAGTACGCTCAAAGCGTTGCGACTCAGCGTCGGTCCGCTCACCGAAGAGGGAACGAAGGCGATCGGCACCCTGTCCGACCTGGAAGAGTTTCACCTGATGCTCCGGAAGGGCGCGGATAAGGCCGCGCCGGACATCGCGAAGCTGACCAAGCTCCGTGAACTCGATCTCAGTTTGTCGGACCTCTCCGATACCGGCCTGAAAGCGCTGGTTCCGTTGAAGGAGCTCACAGAACTGAGGATCGGCTTCACCAAAACGACTCCAGCCGGCCAGGCCGCGTTCCAGAAGGCGCTCCCGAAAGTGAAAATCATCACCAGCGCCTCCACCGGCTCTGATAACTGAACCGGGTACTACCCCTGATAGAGGAACACCGAATGGCCGTGCGGCTCCGGCCCTTCAGCCTCCTCGCGCTCCTCTGGCTCATGTATTTCCACCCGCTCGTTCTCCACCCGGCGCATACGCTCTATGCGCCGTACTCCGACTTTCTCGCGGAACACCTCCCGGCCAAGTTGTTTCTGAACCACGAATGGACCTCGCGCGGCGAACTCCCACTCTGGGACCCGTACCACTTCTGTGGAACCCCGTTCGTCCACGACATCCAGGTCGGCGCGTTCTATCCGCCGAACGCGGTCGTTTATCTCGTTCCCGAACACGCGATCGGAGCGGCACTCAGTTGGGTGATCGCGCTCCATGTCCTGGCGGCTGGCGTGTTCGCGTTCATCTACGCACGCGCTCGCGGCTTGAACGAGGTGGGCGGCCTCGTCGCCGCGGTCGGCTTCATGCTGTCCTCGAAGTGGATGACGCACCTGCTCCTGGCCGGGCACACCATCACCATCGGGCTAGCGTGGCTCCCACTGGTATTGCTCACCGTCGAACGCGGGATCGCGAATCGGAGCGCGTGGGGCGTTTGCGGTGCGGGGTGCGCGCTGGCGCTGTTGGGGCTGGGCACGCACCCGCAATGGGCGTTTTACGCCGGCGTGTTTGCGGTCGCGTGGACGGTTCCCGAGCGGGCGCGGTTCGTCCGGTTCGCCGCGTGCTGGGCCGGTGCGGTCGCGGTGGCGGGGTTGCTCGCGGCCGTGCAACTGCTGCCGACATGGGAAGCGGCGCAGTGGTCGGCGCGGAGCGGTACTGTGGAGGCGACCGGGGCACTGACACTCGGCCCGCGCACCGCGCTCGCACTGTTGGGGCCGTCGCTGTCGTATTCGGCGCCGCAGACCTGGGAAACGCAGGGCGTGTTCGGGCTGTTCTGGCTCACCGCCGCCGTCGCGGCCCCGGCCCTGGTCGGCGGGCGGGCGCGGTGGCGGTTCGGTGTCCTGTGCGGACTGGTCGCGTTCTCGATCGGCGGGGCCGCGCTCTTGGAACCGTTACCCGGGTTCGGCTGGTTCCGCGTGCCGACGCGCATGTTACTGATTGCCGCGTTCCCGCTCGCGTTCCTCGCGGGCGTCACGACCGACGCGCTCGCCCGCGCGGCGTGGGCGCTCGACGCGCGGGCCGCCCTGGCGGCGGGCTTCCGCCGGGTGGCAATCGTCATCGGCGTGCCCACGATCATCGGCCTGTGGTTCGCCTCCGGAGCGACGTGGTGGGCGTTCGTCGCCTACTGGGCCGCGGTGGTCGTGGCCCTCGTGCCGTTCGTCCGCGTGCTTCAGAACCAAACCTCCTCGGTCCGGACGCGCACCCTCTTGTGGCTCGGCGTACTCCTCGTCGATCTCATCGCCCCGATCGCCGTTCTCCCCG from the Frigoriglobus tundricola genome contains:
- a CDS encoding YfhO family protein; this translates as MAVRLRPFSLLALLWLMYFHPLVLHPAHTLYAPYSDFLAEHLPAKLFLNHEWTSRGELPLWDPYHFCGTPFVHDIQVGAFYPPNAVVYLVPEHAIGAALSWVIALHVLAAGVFAFIYARARGLNEVGGLVAAVGFMLSSKWMTHLLLAGHTITIGLAWLPLVLLTVERGIANRSAWGVCGAGCALALLGLGTHPQWAFYAGVFAVAWTVPERARFVRFAACWAGAVAVAGLLAAVQLLPTWEAAQWSARSGTVEATGALTLGPRTALALLGPSLSYSAPQTWETQGVFGLFWLTAAVAAPALVGGRARWRFGVLCGLVAFSIGGAALLEPLPGFGWFRVPTRMLLIAAFPLAFLAGVTTDALARAAWALDARAALAAGFRRVAIVIGVPTIIGLWFASGATWWAFVAYWAAVVVALVPFVRVLQNQTSSVRTRTLLWLGVLLVDLIAPIAVLPAVRRQTDLYPSSPAMDALAACPEPRRVLDWDTGGENGQASFLGIGAPHALVHRVATPRGYNPLDVRHYREFLAFVVDDPQPVRGNSPYTQQVVPNFEVGNPELFRLLCVTHRVVPDEAQPLPGAWNRLLVDPAPPAPPPLLPLSPDPLPPHTLSEAANPHARTWIVPRAERLTGNHLEGLKQADLANTVLISNESALSHPHGDKPGAARVIEYQANRVTVELDGTAGWLVLSDVWFPGWTCRVDGVEVPVERANHAFRAVPVSAGAKRAEFTFAPQSYRIGWWASACTVLALIIATGICRLRRGLL
- a CDS encoding c-type cytochrome encodes the protein MQPNRFSLPLALAAVLVALAPSAAPAQPPAKKKAIEPPATDPATMKVAKGFRVELLFSVPKDEMGSWVCMCVDPKGRLIVSDQYGALYRVQPGQTPGETRVKKIIAQVGSAQGLVWAFDALYAVVNAPGKSGLYRVTSSKNNDELDTVETLRLFQDGGGEHGPHAVLRHPDGKRLTVVCGNQTKLVKYDTTRVPPVWGEDHLLPRLPDGNGFMKGVLGPGGAIYNVSPDGRTWELFSVGFRNEYDATYHKNGDLFTYDADMEWDFNTPWYRPTRVCLVPSGSEFGWRNGAGKYPAYYPDTLPPVHNVGPGSPTGVCFGYGAKFPQKYQDAFFMCDWSYGKLYAAHLRPSGSAYTAELEEFVTGTPLPLTDVVINPVDGALYFTIGGRKTKSGLYRVTYTGTDSTEPAGPINWAEFDNLTLKQQLTLYGEKLTLRLLKERKAEANRQQRLHIEKYHRRLPEEVTEIMPSIWDGLGSADRYIQFAARAALEQQDPKVWAKKALAEKEPQKAILSLLALIRVSAPCPEHTTDKKVHGAPALRGQILTALSKIDFAPLTEQQKLDLIRVYHVLFNRFGPPTSAERTAWLKTFSPVFPSGLRYIDGELLQVFVYLQDDTAASKGVKLLKDAPTQEEQLEYARALRVLRSGWTPDLRKEYFTWFLKAANYKGGSSFGNFLKLIKTDAIATLTPAEAAALKAVISADPATAKLPAEPPRPFVKAYKLADLTEALDTGLKSGRDFDRGRKLFAAGKCFACHRFDNEGGSNGPDLTGVAGRFSPRDLLESIIDPSKEISDQYAAVEIRTTDERVVVGRIVNLNNDDVMVNTDMLDPGSTARVNRKLIESMRPSKVSMMPTGLLDTFKEDEVLDLLAYIISRGDRKSALFRK
- the nuoH gene encoding NADH-quinone oxidoreductase subunit NuoH — protein: MPEFWSAYLPYPLNLVAFGALAAGLVFGFIGLAAFLGIWAERKVSARMQDRLGPTRVGPFGLLQSLADGIKLIVKEDVAPAGADRFLFKLAPYLAFCASFCGFLALPFGLGLVAQELNVAVFFVLAVLSSEVFGIVLAGYASASKWSLFGGVREAAQVVSYEVPRAMCVVAPVCVAGTLNLNTIGAQQTGWFWTWNVFHDPFTFVAFFIFFITATASCKRAPFDLAEAESELVAGFHTEYSGIRWSYFFLAEYGSMFAASGLAALLFLGGWHTGLLPFEPAAEFGFWPGSVVNLAAFVGKCSALVLVMMWMRWSLPRLRIDQVMMTCLKYFLPISCVLLVGVCLWQLMVPAVVARAVSYALAFGSAGLMLIVFASLFRSQGTAFAPPGQLPGAWDGQPNVGLVKK
- a CDS encoding leucine-rich repeat domain-containing protein; translation: MQLKCTAPSNSEPFFEALAKLKTLRKLTLFPEIINGNPPAAAPAGLPKLSALTELTELKLRVPVNDASMTAIASIKTLTVVDLRTRGVTAAGIKSLAGLPKLASFGLSGDELPEPAVVEMKGLSTLKALRLSVGPLTEEGTKAIGTLSDLEEFHLMLRKGADKAAPDIAKLTKLRELDLSLSDLSDTGLKALVPLKELTELRIGFTKTTPAGQAAFQKALPKVKIITSASTGSDN
- the scpB gene encoding SMC-Scp complex subunit ScpB, giving the protein MNHLRQRYGSATVRPITQRPGNAPLPSALRRRAEPGESLSREPHARDGKLARVEAALFITDEPLTARRLADAAGLADSAEARALIDRLQQLYDADASAFQVEEIAGGYQLLTRPQYHPWLARLKRTGHELRLTPTTLETLAVVAYKQPIMRAEVEKVRGVACGEVIRQLMEKGLVRVAGRHDSLGRPQLYGTTRKFLQAFGLKSLADLPEVDSLRRPT